Part of the Vigna angularis cultivar LongXiaoDou No.4 chromosome 1, ASM1680809v1, whole genome shotgun sequence genome, caaaattaatgtaaaagaaaCATACTGTAAACTAACTATAAATTATGAGTAGTTTACCATCATGAGCCACTATTAGATCACAACAAATCAAGTGGAAAAGGAATAATTTCTGATTCATAATAAAAGAATTCAATCCATTATCCATTTTGTTATCTAtcaataatcatttaaaaaattcatagtATTCATGAATGgctacaaatattttaaaaaaatattttataaatttttaaaataaaatataataaaattataaaaaatataaaatataaaatataatataaactaaattaaatataaattaaattttaattttaattaaatttaacttaataaaatataatttaattttttttaacaataaatactCTTGGTATGAATAATAATTTGCTAATACAACCGACACTGTCATcctaaaaaaaaagtgaaaaagagaaaataacttATCTTAATTCATATAATAGTAGTATAATATTATAACTGATGGAATCGTGATGCCCGTCCTATAAAATGGTTCCTTGCCATGCTTCATCAGGGCATTCAATATCAAGCAGCATTCGCATGCCTTACCCACAAAAAGATCTGTAAGTGTCTGGAGACACTTTGTTGTGTTCTTCTGTTCCTCTGTGTATTCACATTTTGCAAAGTAGTATTATAGTCCAAATATTCATTTTCTACTTAGTTACAAAGAGTGCACACAAGTAGCATTGATTTTCTTAACTtcgtttttatattattcaacaACTGCTACTTATGCCTTTGTTATGTTCTTCCAGTACAGGACAATACTCCATGAGAAAGATTTGGCTTCTTGTCCTCCTCATCTTCTACCATGCCTTTCCTTCAAAGGGAATCAGCAGTGTTTCTACAAGACCAAGAACTGTTAACGTAGGCGCTCTCATGTCCTTCAATTCAACAGTTGGGAGAGTGGCTAAGGTTGCTATACAAGCTGCAGTGGATGATGTAAACTCAGATGTTACTATTCTTAATGGAACTGAGTTAAAGATTTTAATGTTGGACACCAAATTATCCACTGGGTTCCTGGGAATCGTTGACTGTAGGTTCTTCTCAAACacgtttgtttttttttccactCCACATTTTTGGTCtttgtaagaaaaaatatgtatgtTCTTAAAGAGCCattgttgatttatttttgcAGCATTAAGATTGATGGAGAATGACACTGTGGCCATAATTGGTCCCCAGTTCTCCGTGATGGCTCATGTGATTTCACACATTGCAAATGAGATGCAAGTGCCTCTCCTATCATTTGCAGCCACGGACCCTACACTCACTTCACTGCAGTTCCCATATTTTGTTAGGACAACACAAAGTGATCTGTATCAGATGACTGCTGTGGCAGAAATTGTTGATCACTTTCAATGGAGAGATGTCATAGCCATTTACATCGATGATGATCATGGAAGAAATGGGGTGTCCGCTTTAGGGGATAAGCTAGCAGAGAAACGTGGTAAAATATCACACAAAGCACCACTTAAGCCTGGTAACATTACTCGGGAAGATATAAACAGTGCATTAGTTAAGATAGCTCTAATGGAATCGAGGGTAATAGTCCTTCACATATACCCTTCTTTTGGTCTAGATGTGTTGAATGTGGCTCGTTCACTTGGCATGATGGGAAGTGGCTATGTGTGGATAGCCACAGATTGGCTTTCTACATTATTAGATTCAAACCCATCATTGTTCACCACTCAATCCATAAATGACATCCAAGGTCTTATCACCTTGCGCATGTATACCCCTGAGTcagaaatcaaaagaaaatttagttCTAGCTGGAACAAAGTGAGCAAGGAAAAGGATCCTGCTGAGGGTCCTTTCGCATTGAACACCTTTGGGTTTTACGCCTACGACACTGTTTGGGTGCTTGCTTCTGCACTCGATGCGTTTTTCGGGAGTGGGGGAACATTGTCATTTTCAAATGATTCAAGTCTAAACATGTTAAGGGGGGGAAGTTTTGAGCTTGATAGCATGGGAGTGTTTCTTGATGGTGAGAAGCTGCTTAAAAGAATTCTAGAGGTGAACAGAAGTGGTCTAACAGGGCAAATGATGTTTGGACAAGATGGAAACTTGGTGCATTCATCATATGAAGTAATTAATGTGATAGGCAGTGGAATTAGGAGGATTGGTTATTGGTCTGAAACATCTGGCCTCCACACTGGTGAGTCTCCTAATCATTCCATTTCTGCTGATGGACTCTATGGTGTCATCTGGCCTGGTCAAACGACTCAAACCCCACGTGGATGGGTTTTTTCCAGCAATGGAAAACCCTTGAGAATTGGGGTGCCACTTAGAATTAGTTATCGTGAGTTTTTGTCAAGAACCGAGGGAACTGAGATGTTTGGTGGTTATTGCATAGATGTGTTCACTGCTGCTCTCAGCTTGTTGCCTTATCCCGTTCCCTACAAGTTTTTTTCATTTGGAGATGGTAAAACCAACCCACCAAATGCAAAACTTCTCAACAAGATCACTATTGGGGTGaatattacaattaattttCATTGGTTATCCAGTTTCTATGAGCTTATTCTAACTTAATGTATAAAAATTCCTTCTAAACTATGCATGTAGGAGTTCGATGCAGTTGTGGGGGACATTACCATTACCACAAACAGAACTAAGATAGTGGATTTTACACAGCCATATATTGAGTCGGGGCTAGTTGTTGTGGCACCTATAAGGAAGATGAAATCCAGTGCTTGGGCTTTCCTGAGACCATTCACTCCAATGATGTGGTTTGTGACAGGAATGTTTTTCTTAGTTGTGGGAGCTGTTGTATGGATTCTGGAGCGTCGCTTAAATGATGACTTCAGAGGTCCAGCTAGAAGGCAGTTTGTGACCATTATATGGTAATTAATTATTCGCCAAATCGGTCGTTTCTTTTATACTGAGACAGAATACAAACTTTAGTAATTGGTAACATCTGAATTATTTCTCCATGCAGGTTTAGCTTTTCAACCCTGTTTTTTTCTCATCGTAAGTGGTTGAAATTTGAAGCTTTTCCTTTGCCAGTTCCTTGGGgcattttgtttctttaatattaaacaGAACGCAGACTTTATTTCGTATGGTATAGATAATCAAAAAGTATACAGAGGCCATTTTTTAACCCAGTAACATTGAGCCAATAAAAAAGTGATTGTTTCTTTTCATGTTCTAGTCTCTAAGATGTGTATTTATTTTCAGGAGAGAAAACTGTGAGCACCCTTGGTCGCTTAGTGCTGATCATATGGCTGTTTGTGGTTTTGATACTCAACTCAAGCTACATTGCAAGCCTCACCTCCATCCTAACTGTGGAACAGCTCTCATCCTCAGTTAAGGGAATTGAAAGCTTAGCAACAAGCGATGAACGGATTGGTTTCCCCAGTGGCTCCTTTGCTGAAAATTATCTGACAGAGGAGCTGAACATACACAGATCAAGGCTTGTTCCTCTGAACTCCCCATCAGAATATGAAAAGGCCTTGAAAGATGGTCCTGCCAATGGAGGTGTCACTGCCATAATAGATGAACGTGCATACATGGAACTCTTCCTGGCTACCAGATGTGAATACGGTATTGTTGGGCAAGAGTTCACCAAGATGGGATGGGGCTTTGTAAGTGCTTTTATTCTTTCCTTTTCTGTGAAATTCACCACCACCACATTCATTCTTCAAAGTCTACCATTAAAagataagtttttttaacattagaAGTGGCATCCATGCTAGTGAGAAACATTTCATTCCCACACACatcaagaataaaaaattcatgATTTCAGTTTCATTACAGGCCTTCC contains:
- the LOC108338289 gene encoding glutamate receptor 3.6, with translation MPYPQKDLTGQYSMRKIWLLVLLIFYHAFPSKGISSVSTRPRTVNVGALMSFNSTVGRVAKVAIQAAVDDVNSDVTILNGTELKILMLDTKLSTGFLGIVDSLRLMENDTVAIIGPQFSVMAHVISHIANEMQVPLLSFAATDPTLTSLQFPYFVRTTQSDLYQMTAVAEIVDHFQWRDVIAIYIDDDHGRNGVSALGDKLAEKRGKISHKAPLKPGNITREDINSALVKIALMESRVIVLHIYPSFGLDVLNVARSLGMMGSGYVWIATDWLSTLLDSNPSLFTTQSINDIQGLITLRMYTPESEIKRKFSSSWNKVSKEKDPAEGPFALNTFGFYAYDTVWVLASALDAFFGSGGTLSFSNDSSLNMLRGGSFELDSMGVFLDGEKLLKRILEVNRSGLTGQMMFGQDGNLVHSSYEVINVIGSGIRRIGYWSETSGLHTGESPNHSISADGLYGVIWPGQTTQTPRGWVFSSNGKPLRIGVPLRISYREFLSRTEGTEMFGGYCIDVFTAALSLLPYPVPYKFFSFGDGKTNPPNAKLLNKITIGEFDAVVGDITITTNRTKIVDFTQPYIESGLVVVAPIRKMKSSAWAFLRPFTPMMWFVTGMFFLVVGAVVWILERRLNDDFRGPARRQFVTIIWFSFSTLFFSHREKTVSTLGRLVLIIWLFVVLILNSSYIASLTSILTVEQLSSSVKGIESLATSDERIGFPSGSFAENYLTEELNIHRSRLVPLNSPSEYEKALKDGPANGGVTAIIDERAYMELFLATRCEYGIVGQEFTKMGWGFAFPRDSPLAIDMSTAILKLSENGDLQRIHDKWLTRSACSSEGAKQGIDRLELKSFWGLFLLSGIACFVALLCYVARMVYRFRRHSNSNSEGSSRSARLRSFFNFVNEREEEDKHMSKRKRTEKGSSGRVAHDEELDGSTVSVHVQNYTRG